GTGCATCCTGTCTTCCGGGTGATTCAGATGATTGGACAGAATTCTCTGAAGTTAATGAACTCCTAAGTAATCTTTATAGCAATTTATATAGGGTATATTATACAATAGCAAAACGTGGTAATGACTACTTTGAAAARAACCTAGAAGAAGTAAAAACAATGGGGTGTACCTACTTGAaatattggttatatgatcAAATAACTTCGAAGAAGTTTGATGAATCACAAATTACAAAGTTCTTCGATGGAATCtataatcatataaaaaatcacATTCACAGCTTCAAAGTGGATTATTGTAATTTTAGTAGGTTATCATTagatgaaataaaaagtataaaaaagttatatgCCTTTAATGCTATTATTTATACTGGTTATAACATTTCTGATGCTTGCAATAATAATAGTTGTAATTATGActattttgaagaagcactAATCGAATTTATTAAtagtattaaaaaatgttccagTGATTCTTCTAATATGGGGTATTGTAATGAATTTAACGAATTTCTAAGTGTATGCAATGATGAAAACACATATTCAGGAAtcacaataaaaaatgattataagGRATATAGTACTGATCCCAGTAACAAATACTTATCtgttgaaaaaatataaagaagaaccactttatatataaaaaatatcgaaTGGTTAAAAGTTGATAAAATTTCTCATCTTCTCCACAATCCAAATAGGAGCACTATCGCAGCAACTTCAATTGTAGGTTCTGCCATAGGATTGCcctcaattttttactatttatatAACGGTTAACCAGAACcccatttaaaaatataaatcttCTACtacaataaatataaattgtagtagtaaaaatttactttaataagagaattatatttaatatgcttaaatttcctttttattttagtttaGACCCTTTGGAAGAACTTTacgtaaaagaaaaggggaaaatatagTGAATATTGACGAAGCAGCACATAATTCATTATTGTATACAACGGATACTGAACAATTACCATTACAAAACAGGGAATATAAAGTG
Above is a window of Plasmodium vivax scf_6755 genomic scaffold, whole genome shotgun sequence DNA encoding:
- a CDS encoding variable surface protein Vir26, putative (encoded by transcript PVX_075195A); its protein translation is MXXXXKDFXVDKIKQEYKFIDXSNFYKIYNEFNWPCINDIYTDFGASCLPGDSDDWTEFSEVNELLSNLYSNLYRVYYTIAKRGNDYFEKNLEEVKTMGCTYLKYWLYDQITSKKFDESQITKFFDGIYNHIKNHIHSFKVDYCNFSRLSLDEIKSIKKLYAFNAIIYTGYNISDACNNNSCNYDYFEEALIEFINSIKKCSSDSSNMGYCNEFNEFLSVCNDENTYSGITIKNDYKXYSTDPSNKYLSFRPFGRTLRKRKGENIVNIDEAAHNSLLYTTDTEQLPLQNREYKVAYHTFSDT